A portion of the Halococcus hamelinensis 100A6 genome contains these proteins:
- a CDS encoding zinc ribbon domain-containing protein → MDVEELRAEVEELQREVRELRRRQRMTAQCLTCGTMFVPTRELGCPVCRSQGRVR, encoded by the coding sequence ATGGACGTCGAAGAACTCAGAGCGGAAGTCGAGGAGCTACAACGCGAGGTCCGGGAGCTCCGGCGACGACAGCGGATGACGGCCCAGTGTCTCACCTGTGGGACGATGTTCGTGCCGACCCGCGAACTCGGCTGTCCGGTGTGTCGGTCCCAGGGTCGGGTTCGGTGA